ACAAAAATATTTATAAAAAACGAATATTAAAAAGTAATAAAGTTTTGAAATTGACAAAAACCAAACATTCCTGTATAATAAGTTAAGGAAGCGTCAGGAAAGGCGTAGCGATGCCAAAGGGCATAGGTAGGTCATTATCATAAAGGAGAGCTGAGATGCTTAACGAATTCCCTATTTTTGACTATGAAGATATTCAATTGATTCCAAATAAATGTATCATTAAGAGCCGTGCAGAGGCGGATACTCGGGTAACCTTGGGCAACCATACTTTTAAACTACCTGTTGTACCAGCAAACATGCAGACTATTATCGATGAAAAAGTTGCGGAACAATTGGCCAAAGATGGTTATTTTTATATCATGCACCGTTTTGATGAGGCTGGACGGATTCCATTTATCAAGCGTATGCATGAACAGGGCTTGATTGCTTCTATCTCAGTTGGGGTAAAAGAATACGAGTATGAGTTTGTGACCCAGTTGAAAGACGATGCACCAGAATATGTTACCATTGATATTGCTCATGGTCATGCCGATAGTGTGATTCGAATGATTCAACATATCAAAAAAGAATTACCTGATACTTTTGTCATTGCAGGAAATGTTGGAACACCTGAGGCAGTTCGTGAATTGGAAAATGCAGGAGCAGATGCGACCAAGGTTGGAATTGGCCCAGGGAAAGTATGTATCACTAAGGTCAAGACTGGCTTCGGTACTGGTGGTTGGCAATTAGCTGCCCTACGCTGGTGTGCCAAAGCTGCGCGCAAGCCGATTATTGCAGATGGCGGTATTCGCACCCATGGTGATATTGCCAAATCCATTCGTTTTGGGGCAAGCATGGTCATGATTGGCTCACTCTTTGCTGGTCACATTGAAAGCCCAGGAAAAACGATTGAAGTAGATGGCGAACAATTCAAGGAATACTACGGTTCTGCGTCTGAATACCAAAAAGGAGCTTATAAGAACGTAGAAGGTAAGAAAATTTTGTTGCCAGCTAAAGGACACTTGAAAGATACCTTAATTGAAATGGAACAAGATTTGCAAAGCTCCATTTCTTACGCAGGTGGCAAAGATATTTCGAGCTTGAAACATGTGGATTATGTCATCGTGAAAAATTCGATTTGGAATGGCGATGCCCACTAATACTAGATAAGAATCTACTGAATAGAGCGTTCAGCAGATTCTTTTTTGAATAGGAGGAAAGATGAAGCGAAAATTTGTCATATTTGCTATGGTTTCCATACTTGGGATGGGGTTACTACTGAGTGCTTGTAGCAAGCAATCTATTCCTGCTACTAGTTCATCCAGTCATTCCTCGACCAGGAAATCAGATGCTAAAAGTAGCTCAAGAAAAGAAAATGCCAAAACAGATAAGGTAACACCCAGTCAGGAAATTGTGCAGGAAGAAGTGCTCATTCCACGGGATAAGAATCAGATTTACGGTCGTCTATTTGCGCCAGTAGGGTATCAAGACAAGCGGTTGCCTATGATTATTTTTTCACACGGCTTTAACAATACCTTGGAATTTGTCGCTTCCTATGCTGAAGAGCTTGCTCATAAGGGTTACTTGGTCTACGCTTTTGACTTTGTCGGAGGCAACACTCAAAGTAGAAGTGGAGGCAGTATGCTGGATATGTCTGTCTTTACCGAGCAATCAGATTTGCAGACGGTGTTAAATTATTGGCGTAATAAGGACTATGTGGATACGAATGCATTCATTCTTATGGGGTATAGTCAGGGAGGTGTTGTATCAACCCTTGTAGCGGGTGAAAATCCGCAGATTAAGGGGCTTGTGACCTTAAATGCCGCTTTTGTATTGTTTGATGATGCACGGGAATTATTTGAAGAGACAGCTAGCATTCCAGACATTTACAATCATAGAGGGACGAATCTTGGAAAAGTCTATTTTGAACGGCTTTTGGATTATGATATTTACCAACAAATGTCAAAAATTCAAGCAAGAGCGCTGATTATCCAAGGAAATCAAGATGATGTTGTTCCTTTACCTTATGCTGAGAGAGCAGCAGAGAGCATACCGAATGCACAATTAAAGGTGGTAGACGGAGCAAACCATATCTTTAGTGGTCAGGAAATTACAGAGGTTTTGATGTCAATTGATGACTATTTGCAAAATCTCTTACAAAACGAGATAAGTAATAAATAAGAAACACTTAAGAATTACTTAATAATTCGCTTACATCTGTTTAAGAATATTCTGCTACAATACGTGTATCAATACTAAAGGAGACCAGAAATGGCAAATAGAGAACGATATACAGTATTTTCAATTCGTAAGTTTAAAGCAGGAGTCGCTTCTGTCCTAATTGCTAGCGGATTAGTTATTTTCTTAGGACATCAGACAAGTGTTCAAGCGGATGAAATTTCAGAGTCTAAAATAGAAGAAATAAGTGCTCCTCAAGCGAATGAAGAAGCTCCAAAAATAAATGATGAGCAAGAAATTGAGCCGGTTTTAGAACAACAACGACCGAAAGAAGAGGAAGTTGGAATAAAAGCTACTGAAGGAGAAGAAAAAATCTCTGACGAGAGCCCTTTCAGAGCTCGTCCTGCTACGGATGTAACTCCTGATGTCGTGAAGAGTGAAATCAACGATACGATTAACGCTGAAACAGAATTACCTGCGGCTTACCTTGAAAAAGCAAATGCCGATGGTTCAGGACCTTTCCTTGCAGGTGTTAATAGTACTATTCCATTTGAAGCTTTTGGTGGAGACGGTATGTTGACTCGTACGCTTTTAAAAGAAGCTAAAGATGCTCCTTGGTCTGACAACGGTACAGCAAACAACCCAGCTATCTTGCCTGTTGAAAGTTTGCCACCAAAAACTTACTTCTACCAAGTAGCTCTTGACGGAGAAGCAACTGGTAAGACAGGGCAAGAATTAATTAACGCATTGAAAGATGCTGGTACGAACACTTACACTGCAACAGTCAATGTATTTGGAAATAAGAATGGACAAGCTGACGAAGACAATGTTGTGGCAACTCGCAAAGTGAAAGTGACAATCAATGGTTTGACTGCCGCAACAGATGTGAAGAAAGCAGTCGAAGAAAATATTAAAGCAGAAACCACTCTACCTGCAGCTTACCTTGAAAAAGCAAACGCTGACGGCTCAGGCCCATTCCTTGCAGGTGTCAATGGAACAATCCCATTTGAAGCTTTCGGCGGAGACGGCATGCTTACACGCTTGCTTCTTAAAGCATCTGAAAATGCTCCTTGGTCTGACAACGGTTCAGCGATGAACGCTCCTATCTTGCCACTTGATAAACTTGCAAAAGGGCAATACTTCTACCAAGTAGCCCTTGAGGGAGAAGCAGCAGGTAAGACTGGTAAAGACTTGCTTGATGCATTGAAAAAAGCTGGTACGAACACTTACACCGCAACTGTTAAGGTCTTCGGAAACAAAGACGGTAAAGCAGATGAAAGTAATGTTGTAGCAGAACGTCAAGTAAAACTCAACGTTAATGGTTTGACTGCCGCAACAGATGTGAAGAAAGCTGTTGAAGACAATATCAAAGCAGAAACCACTCTACCTGCTGCCTACCTTGAAAAAGCTAACGCTGACGGTTCTGGACCTTTCCTTGCTGGCGTTAATGGAACAATCCCATTTGAAGCCTTCGGTGGAGACGGCATGCTTACTCGCTTGCTCCTTAAAGCATCTGAAAATGCTCCTTGGTCTGACAACGGTGCAGACATGCACGCTCCTATCTTACCTCTTGATAAACTTGCAAAAGGTCAATACTTCTACCAAGTTTCTCTTAAAGAAGTTGCTGATAAGACAGGTCAAGAATTAATTACCGCATTGAAAGACGCTGGTACGCAAACTTACACTGCAATCGTTAAAGTCTTCGGAAACAAAGACGGTAAAGCTGATGAAAGCAATGTAGTCGCAACTCGTGAAGTAAAAGTGAACATCAATGGATTGACCGCTGTTGAAAGTGTGACAAAAGCTGTCGCTGAAAACATCAAAGCTGAAACAACTGTTCCTGCTGCCTACCTTGAAAAAGCTAACGCTGACGGTTCTGGACCTTTCCTTGCTGGGGTAAACGGAACAATTCCATTTGAAGCCTTCGGTGGGGACGGCATGCTTACTCGCTTATTGCTTAAGGCTTCTGAGACAGCTCCATGGTCTGACAACGGTTCAGACATGAATGCTCCTATCTTACCTCTTGATAAACTTGCAAAAGGGCAATACTTCTACCAAGTAGCTCTTGAGGGAGAAGATGTTGCTATGAAGACAGGTAAAGACTTGCTTGATGCATTGAAAAAAGCTGGTACGAACACTTACACTGCAACAGTCAATGTATTTGGAAACAAAGACGGTAAAGCTGACGAAAGCAATGTTGTAGCAACTCGCAAAGTGAAAGTGACAATCAATGGCTTGACTGCTGTTGAAGATGTGAAGAAAGCTGTCGAGGGCAACATCAAAGAAGAAACAACAGTTCCAGCAGCCTATCTTGAAAAGGCCAACGCAGACGGCACAGGTCCATTCCTTGCAGGTGTTAATGGAACAATTCCATTTGAATTCTTCGGTGGCGATGGCATGCTCACTCGCTTACTGCTTAAGGCTTCTGAGACAGCTCCTTGGTCTGATAATGGTTCAGCTAAAAACGCTCCTATCTTGCCACTTGATAAACTTGCAAAAGGGCAATACTTCTACCAAGTATCTCTTGAGGGAGAAGATGTTGCTATGAAGACTGGTAAAGACTTGCTTGATGCATTGAAAAAAGCTGGTACGAACACTTACACTGCAACAGTCAATGTATTTGGAAACAAAAACGGTAAGGCTGACGAAGACAATGTTGTGGCAACTCGCAAAGTGAAAGTGACAATCAATGGTTTAACTGCTGTTGAAAATGTGAAAGATGCTATTGAGTTGAATCTTAAGGCGAAGACAGAAGTACCAGCAGCCTATCTTGAAAAGGCCAACGCAGACGGCACAGGTCCTTTCCTTGCTGGGGTAAACGGAACAATTCCATTTGAATTCTTCGGTGGGGACGGCATGCTTACTCGCTTATTGCTTAAGGCTTCTGAGACAGCTCCATGGTCTGACAACGGTTCAGCGATGAACCCAGCTTTACAAGCACTTGAAAGTTTGACAAATGGTCAATACTTCTACCAAGTAGCCCTTGACGGACCTGCAACTGGCAAAACTGGTCAAGAATTACTTAACGCATTAAAAGCAGCTGGAACTCATACCTATACTGCAACCGTTAAGGTCTTCGGAAACAAAGACGGTAAAGCTGATGAAAGCAATGTTGTAGCAACTCGCCAAGTATTCCTATCTATATTTGGTTTTGGAGGCTCTACTCGCAAGATAGAAAAACAAACTGAACAAAATCAACTTCCAACTGCACCAGCCATGCCAAATAACATGGTGCAAAATTCTCAAACTCCTATGCAAGAGAATATGAAGGCTCAAGTAGATCAAGTTCATCCAATGACTAATATGAAACAAAATACAGCAGCAATGATGGATGACAAGATGATGAAAAAAGAGTTGCCACAGACAGGATCAGAAAGTTCAGCTACCCTTACGCTGATTGGAATGGCCTTGGCTAGCTTTGCAGGATTTGCTTTACGTAAAAAATCAGAAAACGAATGACATTCAATGATTTCTTGTCTACTTAGAAAAAATTTGCTTGTCCAATAAGAATAGGATATTGACTAAGTTTTTTTGAGAGTATGACTTGAAAGATTTGCCACAATAGTGTTATACTTGCAGAAGTATAGCACTATTTTGCATAAAGGAGGATTTGTGATGAATAAAACAATCTTATTGGTCGATGACGAGATTGAGATTACAGAAATCAATTGTCGCTATTTGTCTCAAGAAGGTTATACAGTTCATATTGCCCACAATGGAGCCGAAGCGCTAGAACTTTATAAAAAAGAATCCATTGCCTTGATTATCACGGACATCATGATGCCTATTATGGATGGCTATGACTTGATGAGTGAAGTTCAAGCTATCACGCCTGACCAGCCATTTTTGTTTATTACCGCAAAAACCTCTGATATGGATAAGATTTACTCGCTCAGCTTGGGAGCAGATGACTTTATCAGTAAACCCTTTAGTCCACGAGAATTGGTCTTGCGAGTCAATAATATCCTGCGTCGTATTCATCGTCATCAGCATCAGGAAGACCATATTCAAGTGGGTGATTTAAAAATTAACCAGATCACGCATCAAGCGTTTATCCAAAATAAGGAATTAAACTTGACCAATAAGGAATTTGATCTCCTTTGGATTTTGTTGAGCAATCCGCAACGTGTTTTTTCAAAAACAGAGCTTTATGACCGTGTCTGGCAGGAAGAATATATTGATGATACTAATACGCTTAATGTCCATATCCATGGTCTTCGGAATGCTCTTGCAAAATATGCGACCTCTGAAACGCCGACTATCAAGACGGTTTGGGGTCTAGGGTATAAATTGGAGGTATAAATGAAATTAAAATATTTTATTCTTATCGGCTATTTGACCTCCACCTTGATTATTTTCTTATCACTCATGTGGGCTGTCAATCGGATGCTGATTCCTGAAAAAGGGGAAATTTTTATTCTGTTGACAACGCTTGTTGCTAGTCTTGTTGGTGCTTTTGTCAGTCTGATGTTGATGAGTCGGGTGTTTACATCCTTAGAAAAGCTAACTAAGCATATTGAAGGAATTTCTCAAAATCATTTTGAAACCATTGATGATATTCAAAGCCCGATTGAATTTCAGGAATTTGCTCAAACCTTAAATACCATGACTTCAAAGTTAGAGGATAGCTTTCAGTCATTAGAGATCAGCGAAAAAGAAAAAAATACGATGATTGCGCAGCTCTCGCACGATATTAAAACACCGATTACCTCTATTCAGGCGACGGTTGAGGGAATGCTGGATGGTCTGATTTTAGAAAATGAACGCGATTATTATCTCAAAACCATTCGTAGGCAGACAGATCGGCTCAATAAATTGGTCGAATCTCTCAATAATGTCACTCTCAACGCTCTTGAGCGAGAAGAAGGCCCCTTACAAGCTATTTTTATCGATAAGCTACTAATTGATACCTTGTCAGAGTTTCAATTGAAGTTGGACCAAGAAGGTCGAGAGGTGGACATTCAGGTAGAACCTGCCTCTGCTAAAATAATAAGTGATTATGATAAGCTCTTGCGCATTTTAGTCAATCTCGTTAGCAATGCACTCAAATATTCTCCGAGTGGATCGCCCTTGCAAATTCATGCTGTCTTAACGGATGACCAGCTCAAAATCACCGTTGAAGACCAAGGACAAGGTATTCCTAAGGAAGAATTGCATAAGATTTTTAAACTCCTCTACCGCGTAGAATCTTCTCGCAATATGAATACAGGTGGCTATGGCTTGGGCTTGTATATTGCACAAGAATTGGCTCATCAACTCAATGGACAGATTACAGTACAAAGTGAATTGGGTCAGGGATCGGCTTTTTCGCTCACTTTACGGACGAGAGAGTAGCTTTTTCCATGGAAAGAAAGTAGGATACAAGAATCAGAAGGCTGGCAGAAATGCTTGACCTTCCTTTTTATGTTCTTTAAGTTGACATTTGTTCATTTCTTTCTTAAAATGAGGTATTATAGTGGATTTAGAAAGGAATGGGACAAGGTAAGGAGCAGCAGATAGAACTGACATTCAGCAAAGCGATTTAACGGTGTCTTAACTTTTATTTAATTCACATAGTATATGTTAGAAACTAGGAGTATTCATGTACCAAACAGCAACTTGGCGAGAAAAAATCCGCCTATTTATCCAGATTTTTGTGCCTATTTTAATTTATCAATTTGCAAACTTTTCAGCCAGTTTTATCGATACTATGATGACTGGTCAATACAGTACGGTTGATTTAGCCGGCGTTTCGATGGCAACTAGTTTGTGGAATCCTTTTTTTGCCTTATCGACGGGAATTGTTTCAGCTCTTGTTCCTATTATTGGACAGCATTTAGGCAGCGGTGCTAAGGAATCTATTCGTAAAGAGCTACACCAATTTATCTATTTAGCCCTTGGTCTTGCTCTGATTTTACTGCTTCTTGTCTTTGGAGGAGCTGTGCCTATTTTGGGAATGCTTCATCTGGAAAAGGCAGTCTTTCAAGTTGCAGAGCGCTATCTTTTTTACATTTCGATTGGGATTTTTCCTCTCTTGTTATTTAGCGTTTTTCGTTCCTTTTTTGATTCTCTTGGCTTAACAAGACTATCCATGTATTTGATGCTCTTGATTGTGCCTTTTAACTCCTTTTTCAATTATCTGTTGATTTATGGAAGATGGGGCTTACCAAGACTGGGAGGAGCAGGTACAGGATTGGGAACAGCCCTTTCTTATTGGGCGGTTCTGCTGATTGTCCTTATGGTGATGTATCGTCATCCCAAAATCAAGGAATATCAAATTTGGAAGATTAGCGCCCTTGATTGGTCCTTTATAAAAGAAGATTTGAGAATCGGCCTGCCAATTGGATTACAGATTTTTGCGGAAGTAGCGATTTTTGCTGTTGTTGGACTCTATATGTCTAAATTCTCTTCACAGGTCATTGCCTCACACCAAGCTGCTATGAACTTTGCGACCTTGCTCTATGCCTTCCCACTGAGTATTTCTTCAGCTCTACCAATTGTGATTTCTTATGAAATTGGTGCCAAGCGTTATCAAGATGTCAGAGCATATAGTCGTTTGGGCCGTTTGAGTGCATTCGGTTTTGCCTCCCTAACCTTGTCTTTCCTGTATTTCTTTAGACCAATGGTGGCAACTCTGTATGGTCATGATCCAGCCTTTATTGGGCTAACGTCTCAATTTTTGACCTATGCCCTGTTTTTCCAATTGGCTGATGCTTTTACAGCACCGATACAAGGTATTTTACGAGGCTACAAGGATACGACGATTCCCTTTATTATTGGGCTTGTCTCTTACTGGAGTATGACCTTCCCGATTGCCTTTTTACTTGATAGCCGGACATCACTAGGTCCGTTTGCTTATTGGATTGGCCTTGTTGTGGGAATTTTCATATGTGGAATCTGTCTGAATCTGCGCTTGCGTAGTATTGCCAAACGAGCAGAAAAAGATTAAGATATAGTGAATTGAATAAAGGTTAGGGCATCGTTAAGTCGCTTTGATGAACGCCAGTTCTATCTGCAGCTCCTTGTCTTGTCCTATTCCTTTCTCAATCCACTATAATATACCAATGCTTTGGAGCTTTCCAAGGCTTTTTTTGGTATAATAGAATCATATTTATTATAGAATAGTAGCTAATGCATATAA
Above is a window of Streptococcus sp. zg-86 DNA encoding:
- the guaC gene encoding GMP reductase, coding for MLNEFPIFDYEDIQLIPNKCIIKSRAEADTRVTLGNHTFKLPVVPANMQTIIDEKVAEQLAKDGYFYIMHRFDEAGRIPFIKRMHEQGLIASISVGVKEYEYEFVTQLKDDAPEYVTIDIAHGHADSVIRMIQHIKKELPDTFVIAGNVGTPEAVRELENAGADATKVGIGPGKVCITKVKTGFGTGGWQLAALRWCAKAARKPIIADGGIRTHGDIAKSIRFGASMVMIGSLFAGHIESPGKTIEVDGEQFKEYYGSASEYQKGAYKNVEGKKILLPAKGHLKDTLIEMEQDLQSSISYAGGKDISSLKHVDYVIVKNSIWNGDAH
- a CDS encoding SSURE domain-containing protein, with the translated sequence MANRERYTVFSIRKFKAGVASVLIASGLVIFLGHQTSVQADEISESKIEEISAPQANEEAPKINDEQEIEPVLEQQRPKEEEVGIKATEGEEKISDESPFRARPATDVTPDVVKSEINDTINAETELPAAYLEKANADGSGPFLAGVNSTIPFEAFGGDGMLTRTLLKEAKDAPWSDNGTANNPAILPVESLPPKTYFYQVALDGEATGKTGQELINALKDAGTNTYTATVNVFGNKNGQADEDNVVATRKVKVTINGLTAATDVKKAVEENIKAETTLPAAYLEKANADGSGPFLAGVNGTIPFEAFGGDGMLTRLLLKASENAPWSDNGSAMNAPILPLDKLAKGQYFYQVALEGEAAGKTGKDLLDALKKAGTNTYTATVKVFGNKDGKADESNVVAERQVKLNVNGLTAATDVKKAVEDNIKAETTLPAAYLEKANADGSGPFLAGVNGTIPFEAFGGDGMLTRLLLKASENAPWSDNGADMHAPILPLDKLAKGQYFYQVSLKEVADKTGQELITALKDAGTQTYTAIVKVFGNKDGKADESNVVATREVKVNINGLTAVESVTKAVAENIKAETTVPAAYLEKANADGSGPFLAGVNGTIPFEAFGGDGMLTRLLLKASETAPWSDNGSDMNAPILPLDKLAKGQYFYQVALEGEDVAMKTGKDLLDALKKAGTNTYTATVNVFGNKDGKADESNVVATRKVKVTINGLTAVEDVKKAVEGNIKEETTVPAAYLEKANADGTGPFLAGVNGTIPFEFFGGDGMLTRLLLKASETAPWSDNGSAKNAPILPLDKLAKGQYFYQVSLEGEDVAMKTGKDLLDALKKAGTNTYTATVNVFGNKNGKADEDNVVATRKVKVTINGLTAVENVKDAIELNLKAKTEVPAAYLEKANADGTGPFLAGVNGTIPFEFFGGDGMLTRLLLKASETAPWSDNGSAMNPALQALESLTNGQYFYQVALDGPATGKTGQELLNALKAAGTHTYTATVKVFGNKDGKADESNVVATRQVFLSIFGFGGSTRKIEKQTEQNQLPTAPAMPNNMVQNSQTPMQENMKAQVDQVHPMTNMKQNTAAMMDDKMMKKELPQTGSESSATLTLIGMALASFAGFALRKKSENE
- a CDS encoding alpha/beta hydrolase, translated to MKRKFVIFAMVSILGMGLLLSACSKQSIPATSSSSHSSTRKSDAKSSSRKENAKTDKVTPSQEIVQEEVLIPRDKNQIYGRLFAPVGYQDKRLPMIIFSHGFNNTLEFVASYAEELAHKGYLVYAFDFVGGNTQSRSGGSMLDMSVFTEQSDLQTVLNYWRNKDYVDTNAFILMGYSQGGVVSTLVAGENPQIKGLVTLNAAFVLFDDARELFEETASIPDIYNHRGTNLGKVYFERLLDYDIYQQMSKIQARALIIQGNQDDVVPLPYAERAAESIPNAQLKVVDGANHIFSGQEITEVLMSIDDYLQNLLQNEISNK
- a CDS encoding MATE family efflux transporter, whose protein sequence is MYQTATWREKIRLFIQIFVPILIYQFANFSASFIDTMMTGQYSTVDLAGVSMATSLWNPFFALSTGIVSALVPIIGQHLGSGAKESIRKELHQFIYLALGLALILLLLVFGGAVPILGMLHLEKAVFQVAERYLFYISIGIFPLLLFSVFRSFFDSLGLTRLSMYLMLLIVPFNSFFNYLLIYGRWGLPRLGGAGTGLGTALSYWAVLLIVLMVMYRHPKIKEYQIWKISALDWSFIKEDLRIGLPIGLQIFAEVAIFAVVGLYMSKFSSQVIASHQAAMNFATLLYAFPLSISSALPIVISYEIGAKRYQDVRAYSRLGRLSAFGFASLTLSFLYFFRPMVATLYGHDPAFIGLTSQFLTYALFFQLADAFTAPIQGILRGYKDTTIPFIIGLVSYWSMTFPIAFLLDSRTSLGPFAYWIGLVVGIFICGICLNLRLRSIAKRAEKD
- a CDS encoding sensor histidine kinase; translated protein: MKLKYFILIGYLTSTLIIFLSLMWAVNRMLIPEKGEIFILLTTLVASLVGAFVSLMLMSRVFTSLEKLTKHIEGISQNHFETIDDIQSPIEFQEFAQTLNTMTSKLEDSFQSLEISEKEKNTMIAQLSHDIKTPITSIQATVEGMLDGLILENERDYYLKTIRRQTDRLNKLVESLNNVTLNALEREEGPLQAIFIDKLLIDTLSEFQLKLDQEGREVDIQVEPASAKIISDYDKLLRILVNLVSNALKYSPSGSPLQIHAVLTDDQLKITVEDQGQGIPKEELHKIFKLLYRVESSRNMNTGGYGLGLYIAQELAHQLNGQITVQSELGQGSAFSLTLRTRE
- a CDS encoding response regulator transcription factor; amino-acid sequence: MNKTILLVDDEIEITEINCRYLSQEGYTVHIAHNGAEALELYKKESIALIITDIMMPIMDGYDLMSEVQAITPDQPFLFITAKTSDMDKIYSLSLGADDFISKPFSPRELVLRVNNILRRIHRHQHQEDHIQVGDLKINQITHQAFIQNKELNLTNKEFDLLWILLSNPQRVFSKTELYDRVWQEEYIDDTNTLNVHIHGLRNALAKYATSETPTIKTVWGLGYKLEV